A genomic window from Alicyclobacillus dauci includes:
- a CDS encoding alpha-keto acid decarboxylase family protein → MENMMAVSGSGSQSGTTQKTLGQYLFDCLKLEGITEIFGVPGDYNFTLLDTLERYNGIRFINGRNELNSGYAADGYARIKGIAALITTFGVGELSACNAIAGANSENVPMIHIVGAPPEKDQTEHKLMHHTLMDGNFNVFRTVYEQITAYTAVLTPENAEIVIPTAIRIAKEKKKPVYLVVADDLVTKPINIRKEPEPTRPTSNLKTLQAAADHVRQLLERAHRPVILVDLKTMRFGLQTAVRQLADAMNVPVVTMMSGKGAFDETHPNYIGMYEGAFGSSLVQKTVENADCVIAVGMVWSDINTATFTAKLNPLVTVNIQPDMVKVAEAEYSNVLAADMLLAVQKLGYRGQGVRGNVSFPYDQITGSVDQPLNAADYYPRFQQMLKEGDIVIAETGSFYYGMAQVRLPRNVTYIAQGGWQSIGYATPSAYGASIAAPDRRVLLFTGDGSLQLAAQEISSMLYYGCKPIILVLNNDGYTIEKYLNVKTEIKDQRYNQIPRWSYTKLAEVFGGDAFTMTVRTNGELDRALTQAEKEHAGRLCIIEMIASDPMDAPEYMVRMRSYMEKQQSQK, encoded by the coding sequence ATGGAAAACATGATGGCTGTGAGCGGCTCTGGCTCGCAATCCGGAACGACTCAAAAAACACTTGGCCAGTATTTGTTCGATTGCCTGAAGCTGGAGGGCATTACTGAAATTTTTGGTGTCCCCGGAGACTATAATTTTACACTGCTAGATACGCTGGAACGGTATAACGGCATCCGGTTTATCAATGGACGGAACGAACTGAACTCGGGCTATGCGGCGGATGGCTACGCAAGAATCAAAGGCATAGCCGCTCTTATTACGACCTTTGGAGTAGGGGAACTCAGTGCCTGCAATGCAATAGCTGGTGCCAACAGCGAGAATGTGCCGATGATTCACATTGTGGGGGCTCCTCCTGAGAAGGATCAAACGGAGCACAAGCTGATGCACCACACTCTAATGGACGGAAATTTTAATGTCTTTCGAACCGTGTATGAGCAGATTACGGCTTATACCGCAGTGCTCACGCCGGAAAACGCCGAGATTGTAATTCCGACCGCGATTCGCATTGCGAAGGAAAAGAAAAAGCCGGTATACCTGGTTGTAGCCGATGATTTAGTGACCAAGCCGATCAACATCCGGAAAGAGCCGGAACCGACACGTCCAACGTCCAACCTGAAAACCCTTCAGGCAGCAGCAGATCATGTCCGCCAACTACTGGAGCGTGCCCACCGCCCGGTTATTCTAGTCGACCTCAAAACGATGCGTTTCGGCCTTCAGACAGCGGTTCGCCAGCTGGCCGACGCCATGAACGTTCCTGTTGTGACGATGATGTCAGGAAAGGGAGCATTCGACGAGACCCATCCCAACTATATCGGAATGTATGAAGGAGCTTTTGGTAGTTCCTTAGTTCAAAAGACGGTAGAAAATGCTGACTGTGTCATTGCGGTCGGCATGGTATGGTCAGACATTAACACCGCAACGTTCACCGCAAAGCTAAATCCGCTGGTAACGGTTAATATTCAACCGGACATGGTCAAGGTCGCTGAAGCGGAATATTCGAATGTATTGGCAGCCGACATGCTGCTTGCGGTACAGAAATTGGGGTACAGGGGCCAAGGAGTGCGGGGAAATGTGTCATTCCCGTACGACCAAATCACCGGCAGTGTTGACCAACCGCTGAATGCGGCCGATTATTATCCCCGTTTTCAGCAGATGCTGAAAGAGGGCGATATTGTCATCGCCGAGACCGGATCGTTCTACTATGGGATGGCGCAGGTCAGACTGCCGCGCAATGTAACATATATTGCGCAAGGAGGCTGGCAGTCAATCGGATACGCCACACCCTCAGCGTACGGTGCTAGTATCGCCGCACCAGACCGTCGGGTACTGCTTTTTACGGGGGACGGCTCCCTGCAGCTCGCAGCCCAGGAAATCAGCTCCATGCTCTATTATGGCTGTAAGCCCATTATCTTGGTTTTGAACAACGATGGTTATACCATCGAGAAATATTTGAATGTCAAAACAGAGATAAAGGATCAGCGATATAACCAAATCCCGCGCTGGTCTTACACCAAGCTCGCTGAAGTATTTGGAGGCGATGCGTTTACCATGACAGTCCGGACGAATGGAGAGCTTGATCGAGCTTTAACCCAAGCTGAGAAGGAACATGCCGGAAGACTCTGCATCATTGAAATGATCGCCAGCGATCCGATGGACGCACCCGAGTATATGGTCCGGATGCGCAGTTATATGGAGAAGCAGCAAAGTCAGAAATAG
- a CDS encoding MerR family DNA-binding transcriptional regulator, which translates to MVIQQEEAAKVGDIPETVSSIKQAAEFTGLSEDTIRFYEKIGLLPYADRKANGHRTYSKHQLEGMVFLTRLKATGITLKEMKQYRSLSDQGTVSIPQNLHSNRTQEKNAERN; encoded by the coding sequence GTGGTAATACAGCAGGAGGAGGCGGCAAAAGTGGGGGACATTCCGGAAACCGTAAGCTCAATTAAGCAAGCGGCTGAATTCACTGGTCTATCGGAAGATACGATCCGCTTTTACGAGAAAATTGGATTGCTACCGTATGCCGATCGTAAGGCGAACGGGCATAGGACCTACAGTAAACATCAGCTAGAAGGCATGGTATTTTTAACGAGACTCAAAGCAACAGGAATTACGTTGAAGGAAATGAAGCAGTACCGCAGCCTCTCTGACCAGGGAACTGTCTCCATCCCTCAGAATCTCCATTCTAACAGAACACAAGAAAAGAATGCAGAACGAAATTGA
- a CDS encoding SDR family oxidoreductase yields the protein MGSSKTVLITGGNKGIGFETGRQLGHLGFTILLGSRDETRGQEAAAALNTENINAKAITLDVTNVDTIQSAVQQIDNQYGLLDVLINNAGVTFEDGSVPPSQLELINLKRTYETNFFGMFSVTKAMLPLIKKSPAGRIVNLSSGLASLTLNNDPESEFYGDNLLAYMSSKTAVNALTVLFAKELKDTLIKVNSADPGFTSTDLNGHMGYRSVEQGASIVVKLATLSNDGPTGGFFDENGVVPW from the coding sequence GTGGGTAGTTCCAAGACAGTTTTGATCACTGGTGGGAATAAAGGAATTGGGTTTGAGACTGGTCGGCAATTGGGGCATCTAGGATTCACGATTTTACTTGGTTCACGAGATGAAACCAGAGGACAGGAAGCTGCGGCTGCGTTGAACACTGAGAATATAAATGCAAAGGCAATTACTCTTGACGTTACAAACGTGGATACCATTCAATCCGCAGTACAACAAATTGATAATCAGTATGGATTGCTTGATGTTCTGATTAATAATGCAGGCGTGACTTTCGAGGATGGAAGCGTTCCCCCGAGTCAGTTGGAATTGATCAATCTGAAAAGGACTTACGAGACAAACTTTTTCGGTATGTTTTCTGTCACGAAGGCGATGCTCCCATTGATTAAAAAATCACCTGCTGGCAGAATTGTCAACCTGTCAAGTGGGTTAGCTTCCTTGACCTTGAATAATGACCCGGAATCCGAATTTTACGGAGACAATTTGCTCGCCTATATGAGTTCCAAAACAGCGGTCAATGCCTTGACAGTATTGTTTGCAAAAGAATTGAAGGATACCTTGATTAAGGTTAATTCAGCCGATCCGGGGTTTACTTCGACCGATTTGAATGGGCATATGGGTTATCGTTCCGTTGAACAGGGTGCTTCTATTGTAGTGAAACTTGCCACCCTTTCAAACGATGGTCCGACCGGCGGTTTCTTTGACGAAAACGGAGTGGTACCGTGGTAA
- a CDS encoding CGNR zinc finger domain-containing protein — MTEREEFPLISGHPSIDLVNTEVVRRGVRHDLLVTESDLNHWLVSMKEIGSLAAIQTTGYSPETLHAVRKLRSFLRDGFEKLADRNALVDKWKEHLEDLIQKAPLSYKILSEGLVPIPVGDSTDAILSLVAFDALKLLASEELLTIRRCANPDCVLLFMDSSGRRKWCSMKICGNRAKVARHEEKRAKRL; from the coding sequence ATGACCGAACGTGAGGAATTTCCACTTATTTCAGGACATCCATCCATTGATCTCGTCAATACAGAAGTTGTACGACGTGGTGTTCGCCATGATTTGCTTGTTACAGAATCAGATTTGAACCATTGGCTTGTTTCCATGAAGGAAATAGGAAGCCTTGCTGCTATACAAACTACTGGGTATTCTCCGGAAACGTTGCACGCCGTGAGAAAATTGCGTTCTTTTTTACGAGATGGATTTGAAAAATTGGCGGATAGAAACGCACTGGTGGACAAATGGAAAGAACATTTAGAGGACTTAATACAAAAAGCGCCTTTGTCGTATAAAATTTTGTCCGAAGGTCTCGTACCCATTCCGGTTGGTGATTCAACAGATGCCATTCTATCCCTTGTTGCGTTTGACGCACTTAAATTATTGGCTTCCGAAGAATTACTGACCATTCGCCGTTGTGCGAATCCGGACTGTGTATTGTTGTTTATGGACTCAAGTGGTCGTCGTAAATGGTGCTCAATGAAAATCTGTGGAAACCGAGCAAAAGTGGCTCGACATGAAGAGAAACGTGCAAAACGACTATAA
- a CDS encoding four-carbon acid sugar kinase family protein: MTKGQRIYVIADDLTGAADAANYFRTGSHQVRVSFRSDSPWVFSLGSNIVQVFDSESRALDEDTARQIVMNAGEQLRTSPNVPFLVYKKIDSTLRGHVGSEIEAFLKSLHRRVAVLAPTFPANGRIVQNGTLYVNGSPVSQTDFANDPRNPVTQDRVADLVRQTTTLPVIELTEDVLARGIDVVAEFIEGAAHKEAIIVADSTTNEELAVIAKAIAYNSSVLPCGSAGLAKQLAACWLNDASESESNLLPQQMPSCEHVLVAVGSANPVAHRQLEHVTRTYQSSIVELQPLLLAKQNTHAIELQRGSDELVHCSDQPVAGVTLAPARAMRDSALPGSFESDLAYAVNQWTESMSDRNAIGFVATGGDTALALCEALNAAAIWPEGEVIAGIPWSWIETSHGKIPLVSKAGGFGAMSALTEAAGFLLNKCPV; this comes from the coding sequence ATGACAAAAGGACAGCGTATTTACGTGATCGCAGACGACTTAACAGGCGCCGCCGATGCAGCAAACTACTTTCGTACAGGGTCACACCAGGTGAGAGTGAGCTTCCGTTCCGACTCACCGTGGGTGTTTTCTCTAGGCTCAAACATCGTCCAGGTGTTCGATTCGGAGAGCCGAGCGTTGGATGAAGACACGGCGCGACAAATCGTCATGAACGCAGGAGAGCAGCTCCGAACGTCGCCAAATGTTCCCTTTCTGGTGTACAAGAAAATCGATTCGACTCTTCGGGGACATGTTGGGAGCGAGATCGAAGCATTTTTGAAATCTCTCCACCGGCGTGTTGCTGTCTTGGCACCGACATTTCCCGCAAATGGCCGAATTGTTCAAAACGGTACGCTTTACGTCAATGGATCGCCCGTGAGCCAGACAGATTTCGCGAACGACCCTCGCAACCCGGTGACCCAAGACAGAGTGGCTGATCTCGTTCGCCAAACAACAACCCTGCCCGTCATTGAGTTGACTGAGGATGTTCTGGCTCGAGGAATCGACGTCGTGGCCGAATTCATCGAGGGTGCTGCGCACAAAGAGGCCATTATCGTGGCAGACTCGACAACAAACGAGGAACTCGCGGTGATTGCAAAGGCAATTGCATACAATTCATCGGTTCTTCCCTGTGGCTCAGCTGGCTTAGCAAAACAGTTGGCCGCCTGCTGGCTAAATGATGCATCTGAAAGTGAATCAAACCTCTTACCGCAACAAATGCCATCGTGTGAACATGTTTTGGTTGCCGTTGGCAGCGCCAATCCGGTGGCACATCGACAGTTGGAGCACGTCACCCGGACCTATCAATCGTCCATTGTTGAACTACAACCCTTGCTGCTCGCAAAGCAAAATACGCACGCAATAGAACTTCAGCGCGGAAGTGATGAACTCGTTCATTGCAGTGATCAGCCAGTTGCAGGGGTCACGCTTGCTCCAGCTAGGGCAATGAGAGATTCCGCTTTACCTGGTAGCTTCGAAAGTGACTTAGCGTATGCCGTCAATCAATGGACGGAAAGTATGTCGGATCGGAACGCCATCGGATTTGTGGCCACTGGCGGAGACACCGCTTTGGCATTGTGTGAGGCTCTGAATGCGGCGGCGATTTGGCCAGAAGGTGAAGTGATAGCTGGAATCCCGTGGAGTTGGATCGAGACGAGCCACGGAAAAATCCCGCTGGTATCCAAGGCAGGCGGTTTTGGAGCCATGAGTGCGTTAACAGAGGCTGCCGGCTTTTTACTGAACAAGTGCCCAGTTTGA
- a CDS encoding IS110 family RNA-guided transposase: MDVVYERCCGLDVHKKTVVACVLTPEAKEIRTFSTMTEDLLEMVDWLGQHECTHVAMESTASFWKPIYNLLESADCQVLVVNAKHMKNVPGRKTDVKDAEWIAGLLRHGLLQASYIPNREQRELRELIRYRRSLIDERAREVNRVQKVLEGANIKLSAVASNTLGKSGRAMLEAMIHGEEDPEVLLGLAKGRMKAKKADLHKALNGLMGSHQRMMLAAQLRHIDYLDEEIARLDEEVKERMLPFEEDLELVDTIPGVGRRTAEQILAEIGTDMTQFPSAAHLCSWAGLAPGNNESAGKRKSGKTRKGNQKLRAALVEAARAAARTKQTYLSAQYHRIAARRGKNRAAVAVAHSILTIVYYVLQRRQPYIELGPTYYEARKKDAVVKQAIRKLQSLGLEVTVKPVA, encoded by the coding sequence ATGGATGTCGTATACGAACGTTGTTGCGGCCTCGATGTGCACAAGAAGACGGTGGTCGCCTGTGTGCTGACGCCGGAGGCCAAGGAGATTCGCACGTTCTCCACGATGACGGAGGATCTCCTGGAGATGGTTGACTGGTTAGGACAACATGAATGCACGCATGTTGCTATGGAAAGCACAGCTTCATTCTGGAAGCCAATCTACAACCTTCTGGAGTCGGCGGACTGTCAAGTGCTTGTGGTGAACGCCAAGCACATGAAGAACGTTCCGGGCCGTAAGACCGATGTGAAGGATGCCGAATGGATCGCCGGATTGCTCCGCCACGGGCTGTTGCAAGCCAGTTACATCCCCAACCGTGAACAACGGGAACTACGAGAACTCATTCGCTACCGCCGAAGTCTCATTGACGAGCGGGCAAGAGAGGTGAATCGGGTTCAAAAGGTGTTGGAAGGTGCCAACATCAAGCTTTCTGCAGTGGCCAGCAATACACTTGGCAAATCTGGGCGGGCGATGTTGGAAGCAATGATCCACGGAGAAGAAGACCCGGAGGTATTGTTAGGGTTAGCCAAAGGCCGGATGAAGGCGAAGAAGGCCGATTTGCACAAGGCACTGAATGGGCTTATGGGCTCCCACCAACGAATGATGCTGGCAGCCCAATTACGTCACATCGATTACTTGGATGAAGAGATTGCCCGGCTGGATGAAGAAGTCAAGGAGCGCATGCTCCCTTTTGAAGAAGACCTGGAGCTAGTGGACACCATCCCCGGTGTCGGTCGACGAACAGCAGAACAAATTCTGGCTGAAATTGGGACAGACATGACCCAATTTCCGTCTGCTGCCCATTTATGCTCTTGGGCAGGACTGGCTCCAGGGAACAATGAAAGCGCCGGGAAACGAAAGTCGGGGAAAACACGCAAAGGGAATCAAAAACTCAGAGCAGCGCTGGTGGAAGCAGCACGCGCAGCGGCGAGAACGAAGCAGACTTATCTCTCTGCCCAGTACCATCGAATTGCAGCTCGAAGAGGCAAAAACCGTGCAGCAGTTGCAGTGGCCCACAGCATCTTAACCATCGTGTATTACGTGTTACAGCGACGTCAGCCTTATATTGAACTCGGCCCAACATATTACGAAGCACGCAAGAAAGACGCAGTCGTAAAGCAGGCGATCCGGAAGTTGCAATCACTCGGGTTGGAGGTCACCGTAAAACCTGTTGCATAA
- the cysK gene encoding cysteine synthase A: protein MKPRPKIARNITELIGSTPLLRLNHISNDTGAEVLAKVEYFNPLGSVKDRIGFAMIDSAEKNGLIRPGATTIIEPTSGNTGIALAFVSAAKGYRCILCMPDTMSVERRNLMKALGAELVLTEGAKGMKGAIAKAQELKKEIADSFIPQQFENPANPEIHRNTTALEIWEDTDGKVDIFVSGIGTGGTITGVGEVLKARKESVHIVAVEPEDSPVLSGGTPGPHKIQGIGAGFVPEVLNTNVYGEVIRVTNDEAFESARSIARSEGLLVGISSGAAIHAAKIIASRPENKGKTIVVLLPDTGERYLSTPCSNLNKGWSDSIERPEDSPDATA from the coding sequence TTGAAACCACGTCCGAAGATTGCACGGAACATCACGGAGTTAATTGGCTCAACACCATTACTGCGCCTTAACCACATCAGTAACGACACCGGAGCCGAGGTTCTTGCAAAGGTGGAGTACTTCAATCCACTAGGCAGCGTAAAGGATCGAATCGGTTTTGCCATGATTGATTCTGCTGAGAAGAACGGTTTGATTCGTCCTGGTGCCACCACCATTATTGAACCGACAAGTGGCAACACAGGGATCGCACTGGCATTTGTTTCTGCTGCTAAGGGCTATCGCTGCATCTTGTGCATGCCGGACACTATGAGCGTTGAACGACGCAATCTGATGAAGGCGCTGGGGGCCGAACTAGTCCTTACAGAAGGGGCGAAAGGGATGAAAGGGGCCATAGCCAAAGCCCAAGAACTGAAGAAGGAAATAGCTGACTCGTTTATTCCTCAGCAGTTTGAAAACCCGGCAAATCCAGAAATCCATCGCAACACAACGGCACTCGAAATTTGGGAGGACACCGATGGCAAAGTTGACATCTTTGTCAGCGGTATCGGCACCGGCGGAACCATTACCGGCGTTGGAGAGGTTCTCAAGGCCCGCAAGGAATCCGTACACATAGTGGCCGTTGAACCTGAGGATTCTCCAGTGCTATCCGGTGGAACTCCCGGCCCACATAAGATTCAAGGTATTGGTGCCGGATTTGTACCGGAAGTGTTAAACACAAACGTTTACGGTGAAGTGATCCGTGTTACCAATGACGAGGCTTTTGAATCGGCAAGATCCATTGCGAGATCAGAAGGACTCCTCGTTGGCATCTCCTCGGGAGCAGCCATACATGCCGCTAAGATCATCGCTAGCCGTCCTGAGAACAAGGGTAAGACGATTGTTGTGCTTCTTCCTGATACTGGTGAACGTTATCTCTCTACCCCCTGTTCCAATTTGAATAAGGGCTGGAGCGACTCAATAGAGCGCCCCGAGGATTCACCTGATGCTACAGCGTAA
- a CDS encoding DeoR/GlpR family DNA-binding transcription regulator, translating into MVTIKDIANTAGTSLSTVSRVLNGIAIRDKTLAEKIHKIAEQMNYQPNEAGRNLRMGSDDDFGPVLEIRSRQDVNVKRLIAAEAAKMVTARDVVVLDSGSTVAQMAFHLPADVLVYTNSLAVVQPAAKRGVHVHLAPGLYVPAMGAVFGQETEDYFRRHKSSIYFLSSARVDVRTGLFNLNATTYNVKRVALEHASRKVLMVHHEKFCDAGLDTFAPLSSVDMIITDFVPDIFRDPVSQSGVEVIEIGGQQ; encoded by the coding sequence ATGGTGACGATAAAAGACATCGCAAACACTGCAGGAACTTCACTCTCAACCGTTTCCCGAGTGCTAAACGGAATCGCGATCCGAGATAAGACACTCGCAGAAAAAATCCATAAAATTGCGGAGCAGATGAACTATCAACCCAATGAGGCAGGGCGAAACCTGCGAATGGGCTCGGACGACGACTTCGGACCCGTGCTAGAAATTCGCTCTAGACAAGACGTGAACGTGAAGCGACTCATTGCGGCGGAAGCTGCGAAAATGGTCACGGCTCGCGATGTTGTCGTATTAGATTCCGGATCAACTGTCGCTCAGATGGCCTTTCATTTACCGGCAGATGTGCTGGTCTATACAAACTCACTGGCCGTTGTGCAGCCAGCAGCCAAACGTGGTGTGCACGTTCACCTGGCGCCTGGATTGTATGTACCCGCCATGGGAGCTGTTTTTGGACAGGAAACTGAGGACTATTTTAGGAGACACAAATCAAGCATCTACTTCTTGTCATCGGCCCGTGTCGATGTCCGGACAGGGCTCTTCAACCTGAATGCGACGACGTATAACGTGAAACGCGTGGCGCTGGAGCATGCAAGCAGGAAAGTCCTCATGGTTCACCACGAGAAGTTTTGTGATGCGGGCTTGGACACTTTTGCACCATTATCGTCGGTTGACATGATCATCACTGACTTTGTCCCTGATATCTTCCGTGACCCGGTGTCTCAGTCAGGCGTTGAGGTCATTGAAATAGGAGGACAACAGTAA
- a CDS encoding IS1595 family transposase, with amino-acid sequence MRDGYSCRRIAKELGIAVSTAFEWRHRILASLRTRTDLTITLNGIVEADETFFRKSYKGSHFKNKMDPDARREAFFKVFGRYPRRHGKEAHKRGRSKEQVPVLVLRDRTARTVSLVMPSMKTEEISRQLLPAIGSDTVLCTDAFRGYKTVCKNAGIKHVVLNQNKGEHSRGIYHIQSVNAYHSRLKGWMERFKGVSTKYLDNYMTWFAYVDTTRDIAAGTWERRFLAMSCIDNKNVRYKSSVPQGTCALCNEPILKGQDIGSIFYVSHETGERDPDLLCHADCYYNLSVSNVGKISA; translated from the coding sequence ATGCGTGACGGATATTCCTGTCGTCGTATCGCCAAGGAACTTGGGATTGCGGTTTCAACAGCGTTTGAATGGCGTCATCGAATTCTGGCGTCCCTTCGGACCAGAACCGATCTTACGATCACACTGAACGGAATTGTTGAAGCGGACGAGACTTTCTTCCGCAAGTCATACAAAGGAAGTCATTTTAAGAACAAGATGGACCCCGATGCACGAAGAGAAGCGTTCTTCAAAGTATTTGGGCGTTACCCACGAAGGCACGGAAAGGAAGCCCACAAACGAGGGCGCAGTAAGGAGCAAGTGCCTGTACTGGTATTGCGTGACCGGACCGCTCGTACGGTGTCATTGGTCATGCCAAGCATGAAAACAGAAGAAATTTCTCGTCAGTTATTGCCTGCAATCGGTTCAGACACGGTGTTGTGTACTGATGCTTTCCGTGGGTACAAAACCGTCTGCAAAAACGCTGGCATTAAACACGTGGTTCTCAATCAGAACAAAGGTGAGCATTCAAGAGGTATTTACCACATCCAAAGTGTGAATGCCTACCACAGCCGTTTGAAGGGATGGATGGAACGTTTCAAAGGTGTCTCCACAAAATACCTGGACAACTATATGACGTGGTTTGCTTATGTCGATACGACCCGTGATATTGCCGCTGGTACGTGGGAACGTCGTTTCCTCGCTATGTCGTGCATTGACAATAAAAATGTTCGTTATAAATCCTCCGTACCGCAAGGGACTTGTGCGTTATGCAACGAGCCAATTCTGAAAGGTCAAGACATTGGGAGCATCTTTTACGTGTCACATGAGACTGGTGAGCGTGATCCCGATTTGCTTTGCCACGCTGATTGTTACTACAACTTGAGTGTGTCCAACGTAGGTAAAATCTCGGCATAG
- a CDS encoding MarR family winged helix-turn-helix transcriptional regulator: MDHKEIYTNCLAFQLTQARKKVFAWYGNYLKPLGLTPSSVYVLGVLRDKEYANPSEISHLLELERPTVTTLLSRMERSGLVNRVLNPSNRRETLVSLTDAGKEACDKAYPLLVEADKALNTVLNGEFAQLKEQVENLNRMLQEAAE, encoded by the coding sequence ATGGATCATAAAGAGATTTATACAAACTGTTTGGCGTTCCAGTTGACACAGGCACGTAAGAAAGTATTTGCATGGTATGGGAATTACCTCAAGCCGCTTGGGCTAACTCCCTCCTCTGTTTACGTGCTTGGCGTACTGCGTGACAAGGAATACGCAAATCCGAGCGAAATCAGCCATCTACTTGAGCTGGAGCGTCCAACCGTCACTACACTTTTGTCCAGAATGGAACGTAGCGGGTTGGTCAACCGAGTTCTCAACCCCAGTAATAGGAGAGAGACATTGGTCAGTTTGACTGATGCGGGAAAGGAGGCATGCGATAAGGCGTACCCACTGCTGGTAGAGGCAGACAAGGCACTGAACACCGTGTTGAATGGAGAGTTCGCACAGTTAAAAGAACAAGTTGAGAATTTGAACCGAATGTTACAGGAGGCAGCGGAATGA
- a CDS encoding MBL fold metallo-hydrolase has translation MQKLVKISDRSLFLPPSHETDRPLLAAIVGSERTLLIDAGNSSRHATLFLQQLKALNIQGDWLVITHHDWDHVFGLSEFKIPVISHFNTRDEIKKLQYLSWTDEALDQRVKDKTQTSSSAENINKELGTERDVVFPLPNITYTDQVTIDLGGVSCLIEHVGGDHAYDSSVVYIPEEKVLFVGDAMYANTMNWSYTAEKTLKLIQKLEQYDVELCFLSHQDKPLTKAEYQHELSVLKNIATLIQVFQGDKSSIAEELVNRLHRSLSEDELETIDFFINGLHS, from the coding sequence ATGCAGAAGCTAGTTAAAATATCAGATCGCAGTTTATTTTTACCTCCAAGTCATGAAACGGACCGCCCACTCCTAGCCGCAATTGTAGGTTCAGAAAGAACTCTATTAATTGACGCGGGAAATTCCTCACGCCATGCAACGTTATTTCTGCAGCAGCTAAAAGCCTTGAACATACAAGGAGACTGGTTAGTGATTACCCATCATGATTGGGACCATGTTTTTGGCTTAAGTGAATTCAAAATTCCAGTTATCTCACATTTCAATACACGTGATGAAATTAAAAAATTACAATACTTGAGTTGGACGGATGAAGCTTTGGACCAACGGGTTAAAGACAAAACCCAGACTTCATCTTCTGCAGAAAACATCAACAAGGAACTTGGAACCGAACGGGATGTCGTTTTTCCATTACCTAACATTACATATACCGATCAAGTGACGATCGATTTAGGTGGGGTTAGTTGTTTAATTGAACACGTCGGCGGGGATCACGCTTACGACTCAAGCGTTGTTTATATTCCTGAAGAAAAAGTGCTCTTTGTCGGAGATGCGATGTACGCAAATACAATGAACTGGAGCTACACAGCCGAAAAGACACTTAAATTAATTCAAAAACTAGAGCAGTATGATGTGGAACTTTGCTTTTTATCACACCAAGACAAGCCTTTAACTAAAGCAGAGTATCAGCATGAACTGTCCGTTCTAAAAAACATCGCTACACTAATACAGGTGTTCCAAGGCGATAAATCATCTATCGCTGAAGAATTAGTCAATCGCCTTCACCGATCGTTAAGTGAAGATGAGTTGGAAACTATCGACTTTTTCATAAATGGGCTGCACAGTTAG
- a CDS encoding YciI family protein, with translation MNRQFIVHLSNKQRHLMTDELIQGHVSYLGELKRQGKLPFCGPGKDGTAIMILKADSQEEAEGLLAGDPFTRANYYQDRRIVEVEEATLENNFLLDDVLVNLRNRS, from the coding sequence ATGAACAGACAATTTATCGTTCATTTGTCAAATAAGCAAAGGCATTTGATGACGGACGAACTCATACAGGGGCATGTCTCGTATTTGGGAGAACTCAAACGACAGGGCAAATTACCCTTTTGCGGTCCCGGTAAAGACGGAACTGCAATCATGATTCTGAAAGCCGACTCACAGGAAGAAGCAGAAGGATTACTTGCGGGAGACCCATTCACAAGAGCAAACTACTATCAAGATCGAAGAATCGTCGAGGTGGAAGAAGCAACGCTAGAAAATAACTTTCTACTCGATGATGTTCTCGTGAATTTGAGGAATCGTTCATAA